A genomic window from Hyla sarda isolate aHylSar1 chromosome 10, aHylSar1.hap1, whole genome shotgun sequence includes:
- the KCNJ5 gene encoding G protein-activated inward rectifier potassium channel 4 isoform X1 — MKPYQHPQRLLETPQHSYTPIMARDLRVSMDQDLAVDIVPREPKKLPKQAREGRALTVNRFNLFSEHKKPRQRYMEKDGKCNVHHGNVKETYRYFSDLFTTLVDLKWHFSLFIFTLVYTVTWLFFGLIWWLIAYIRGDHEHVGDKSWVPCVENLDGFVSAFLFSIETETTIGYGYRVITEKCPEGIVLLLIQAILGSIVNAMMVGCMFVKISQPKKRAETLMFSNNTVISLRDGKLCLMFRVGDLRSSHIVEASIRAKLIKSKQTKEGEFIPLNQTDINVGFDTGDDRLFLVSPLIISHEINEKSPFWEMSRSQLENEDFEIVVILEGMVEATGMTCQARCSYVNTEVLWGYRFIPVLTLEKGFYEVDYTTFHDTYETPTPTCSAKDLEELRKGDHLSHQRSTPQRNEGTQNGALRSENNSIGAQPD; from the exons CAGTTATACACCCATCATGGCAAGAGACTTAAGAGTTTCCATGGACCAAGACCTTGCTGTTGACATAGTTCCCAGGGAACCTAAAAAGTTACCCAAACAGGCTCGAGAAGGCCGAGCCTTGACTGTCAACCGCTTTAATCTGTTCTCTGAGcataagaagccacggcagaggtACATGGAGAAAGATGGCAAGTGCAATGTTCACCATGGCAATGTCAAAGAGACCTACCGATACTTCAGTGACCTCTTCACCACCTTGGTGGACCTCAAGTGGCATTTCAGCCTGTTCATATTTACCCTGGTATACACTGTCACATGGCTGTTTTTTGGACTTATTTGGTGGCTTATTGCTTACATCAGAGGAGACCATGAACATGTAGGTGACAAAAGCTGGGTCCCTTGTGTGGAAAATCTTGATGGCTTTGTGTCTGCGTTCCTATTTTCCATTGAAACCGAAACCACCATTGGTTATGGATACCGGGTGATAACAGAAAAGTGTCCTGAAGGAATTGTCCTGCTGTTAATACAAGCCATCCTGGGCTCCATTGTGAATGCCATGATGGTTGGCTGCATGTTTGTAAAGATAAGCCAACCTAAAAAGCGAGCCGAGACCCTTATGTTCTCTAATAACACAGTAATTTCGCTCAGAGATGGGAAATTGTGTCTGATGTTTCGTGTTGGAGATCTCCGAAGTTCCCATATTGTGGAAGCCTCGATCAGAGCCAAACTCATTAAATCCAAGCAGACAAAGGAAGGGGAATTTATTCCTTTGAATCAGACCGACATCAATGTTGGTTTCGATACCGGAGATGACCGCCTCTTCCTTGTCTCACCGCTGATAATTTCACATGAAATCAATGAAAAAAGCCCTTTTTGGGAAATGTCTCGCTCTCAGCTGGAAAATGAAGACTTTGAAATTGTTGTCATTTTAGAAGGCATGGTGGAGGCTACCG GAATGACTTGTCAAGCACGCTGCTCCTATGTGAATACAGAGGTTTTATGGGGATACCGGTTCATCCCAGTCCTTACTTTGGAAAAAGGATTTTATGAAGTGGATTATACAACTTTTCATGACACCTACGAGACCCCAACCCCCACCTGTAGTGCCAAAGACCTGGAGGAATTACGAAAAGGGGACCATCTCTCCCATCAACGCAGCACACCACAAAGGAATGAGGGAACGCAGAATGGGGCCCTAAGGTCAGAGAATAACAGCATTGGGGCGCAACCGGACTAA
- the KCNJ5 gene encoding G protein-activated inward rectifier potassium channel 4 isoform X2 produces MKPYQHPQRLLETPQHYTPIMARDLRVSMDQDLAVDIVPREPKKLPKQAREGRALTVNRFNLFSEHKKPRQRYMEKDGKCNVHHGNVKETYRYFSDLFTTLVDLKWHFSLFIFTLVYTVTWLFFGLIWWLIAYIRGDHEHVGDKSWVPCVENLDGFVSAFLFSIETETTIGYGYRVITEKCPEGIVLLLIQAILGSIVNAMMVGCMFVKISQPKKRAETLMFSNNTVISLRDGKLCLMFRVGDLRSSHIVEASIRAKLIKSKQTKEGEFIPLNQTDINVGFDTGDDRLFLVSPLIISHEINEKSPFWEMSRSQLENEDFEIVVILEGMVEATGMTCQARCSYVNTEVLWGYRFIPVLTLEKGFYEVDYTTFHDTYETPTPTCSAKDLEELRKGDHLSHQRSTPQRNEGTQNGALRSENNSIGAQPD; encoded by the exons TTATACACCCATCATGGCAAGAGACTTAAGAGTTTCCATGGACCAAGACCTTGCTGTTGACATAGTTCCCAGGGAACCTAAAAAGTTACCCAAACAGGCTCGAGAAGGCCGAGCCTTGACTGTCAACCGCTTTAATCTGTTCTCTGAGcataagaagccacggcagaggtACATGGAGAAAGATGGCAAGTGCAATGTTCACCATGGCAATGTCAAAGAGACCTACCGATACTTCAGTGACCTCTTCACCACCTTGGTGGACCTCAAGTGGCATTTCAGCCTGTTCATATTTACCCTGGTATACACTGTCACATGGCTGTTTTTTGGACTTATTTGGTGGCTTATTGCTTACATCAGAGGAGACCATGAACATGTAGGTGACAAAAGCTGGGTCCCTTGTGTGGAAAATCTTGATGGCTTTGTGTCTGCGTTCCTATTTTCCATTGAAACCGAAACCACCATTGGTTATGGATACCGGGTGATAACAGAAAAGTGTCCTGAAGGAATTGTCCTGCTGTTAATACAAGCCATCCTGGGCTCCATTGTGAATGCCATGATGGTTGGCTGCATGTTTGTAAAGATAAGCCAACCTAAAAAGCGAGCCGAGACCCTTATGTTCTCTAATAACACAGTAATTTCGCTCAGAGATGGGAAATTGTGTCTGATGTTTCGTGTTGGAGATCTCCGAAGTTCCCATATTGTGGAAGCCTCGATCAGAGCCAAACTCATTAAATCCAAGCAGACAAAGGAAGGGGAATTTATTCCTTTGAATCAGACCGACATCAATGTTGGTTTCGATACCGGAGATGACCGCCTCTTCCTTGTCTCACCGCTGATAATTTCACATGAAATCAATGAAAAAAGCCCTTTTTGGGAAATGTCTCGCTCTCAGCTGGAAAATGAAGACTTTGAAATTGTTGTCATTTTAGAAGGCATGGTGGAGGCTACCG GAATGACTTGTCAAGCACGCTGCTCCTATGTGAATACAGAGGTTTTATGGGGATACCGGTTCATCCCAGTCCTTACTTTGGAAAAAGGATTTTATGAAGTGGATTATACAACTTTTCATGACACCTACGAGACCCCAACCCCCACCTGTAGTGCCAAAGACCTGGAGGAATTACGAAAAGGGGACCATCTCTCCCATCAACGCAGCACACCACAAAGGAATGAGGGAACGCAGAATGGGGCCCTAAGGTCAGAGAATAACAGCATTGGGGCGCAACCGGACTAA
- the KCNJ5 gene encoding G protein-activated inward rectifier potassium channel 4 isoform X3 gives MCGRSCKQKAGSYTPIMARDLRVSMDQDLAVDIVPREPKKLPKQAREGRALTVNRFNLFSEHKKPRQRYMEKDGKCNVHHGNVKETYRYFSDLFTTLVDLKWHFSLFIFTLVYTVTWLFFGLIWWLIAYIRGDHEHVGDKSWVPCVENLDGFVSAFLFSIETETTIGYGYRVITEKCPEGIVLLLIQAILGSIVNAMMVGCMFVKISQPKKRAETLMFSNNTVISLRDGKLCLMFRVGDLRSSHIVEASIRAKLIKSKQTKEGEFIPLNQTDINVGFDTGDDRLFLVSPLIISHEINEKSPFWEMSRSQLENEDFEIVVILEGMVEATGMTCQARCSYVNTEVLWGYRFIPVLTLEKGFYEVDYTTFHDTYETPTPTCSAKDLEELRKGDHLSHQRSTPQRNEGTQNGALRSENNSIGAQPD, from the exons CAGTTATACACCCATCATGGCAAGAGACTTAAGAGTTTCCATGGACCAAGACCTTGCTGTTGACATAGTTCCCAGGGAACCTAAAAAGTTACCCAAACAGGCTCGAGAAGGCCGAGCCTTGACTGTCAACCGCTTTAATCTGTTCTCTGAGcataagaagccacggcagaggtACATGGAGAAAGATGGCAAGTGCAATGTTCACCATGGCAATGTCAAAGAGACCTACCGATACTTCAGTGACCTCTTCACCACCTTGGTGGACCTCAAGTGGCATTTCAGCCTGTTCATATTTACCCTGGTATACACTGTCACATGGCTGTTTTTTGGACTTATTTGGTGGCTTATTGCTTACATCAGAGGAGACCATGAACATGTAGGTGACAAAAGCTGGGTCCCTTGTGTGGAAAATCTTGATGGCTTTGTGTCTGCGTTCCTATTTTCCATTGAAACCGAAACCACCATTGGTTATGGATACCGGGTGATAACAGAAAAGTGTCCTGAAGGAATTGTCCTGCTGTTAATACAAGCCATCCTGGGCTCCATTGTGAATGCCATGATGGTTGGCTGCATGTTTGTAAAGATAAGCCAACCTAAAAAGCGAGCCGAGACCCTTATGTTCTCTAATAACACAGTAATTTCGCTCAGAGATGGGAAATTGTGTCTGATGTTTCGTGTTGGAGATCTCCGAAGTTCCCATATTGTGGAAGCCTCGATCAGAGCCAAACTCATTAAATCCAAGCAGACAAAGGAAGGGGAATTTATTCCTTTGAATCAGACCGACATCAATGTTGGTTTCGATACCGGAGATGACCGCCTCTTCCTTGTCTCACCGCTGATAATTTCACATGAAATCAATGAAAAAAGCCCTTTTTGGGAAATGTCTCGCTCTCAGCTGGAAAATGAAGACTTTGAAATTGTTGTCATTTTAGAAGGCATGGTGGAGGCTACCG GAATGACTTGTCAAGCACGCTGCTCCTATGTGAATACAGAGGTTTTATGGGGATACCGGTTCATCCCAGTCCTTACTTTGGAAAAAGGATTTTATGAAGTGGATTATACAACTTTTCATGACACCTACGAGACCCCAACCCCCACCTGTAGTGCCAAAGACCTGGAGGAATTACGAAAAGGGGACCATCTCTCCCATCAACGCAGCACACCACAAAGGAATGAGGGAACGCAGAATGGGGCCCTAAGGTCAGAGAATAACAGCATTGGGGCGCAACCGGACTAA
- the KCNJ5 gene encoding G protein-activated inward rectifier potassium channel 4 isoform X5 — MARDLRVSMDQDLAVDIVPREPKKLPKQAREGRALTVNRFNLFSEHKKPRQRYMEKDGKCNVHHGNVKETYRYFSDLFTTLVDLKWHFSLFIFTLVYTVTWLFFGLIWWLIAYIRGDHEHVGDKSWVPCVENLDGFVSAFLFSIETETTIGYGYRVITEKCPEGIVLLLIQAILGSIVNAMMVGCMFVKISQPKKRAETLMFSNNTVISLRDGKLCLMFRVGDLRSSHIVEASIRAKLIKSKQTKEGEFIPLNQTDINVGFDTGDDRLFLVSPLIISHEINEKSPFWEMSRSQLENEDFEIVVILEGMVEATGMTCQARCSYVNTEVLWGYRFIPVLTLEKGFYEVDYTTFHDTYETPTPTCSAKDLEELRKGDHLSHQRSTPQRNEGTQNGALRSENNSIGAQPD, encoded by the exons ATGGCAAGAGACTTAAGAGTTTCCATGGACCAAGACCTTGCTGTTGACATAGTTCCCAGGGAACCTAAAAAGTTACCCAAACAGGCTCGAGAAGGCCGAGCCTTGACTGTCAACCGCTTTAATCTGTTCTCTGAGcataagaagccacggcagaggtACATGGAGAAAGATGGCAAGTGCAATGTTCACCATGGCAATGTCAAAGAGACCTACCGATACTTCAGTGACCTCTTCACCACCTTGGTGGACCTCAAGTGGCATTTCAGCCTGTTCATATTTACCCTGGTATACACTGTCACATGGCTGTTTTTTGGACTTATTTGGTGGCTTATTGCTTACATCAGAGGAGACCATGAACATGTAGGTGACAAAAGCTGGGTCCCTTGTGTGGAAAATCTTGATGGCTTTGTGTCTGCGTTCCTATTTTCCATTGAAACCGAAACCACCATTGGTTATGGATACCGGGTGATAACAGAAAAGTGTCCTGAAGGAATTGTCCTGCTGTTAATACAAGCCATCCTGGGCTCCATTGTGAATGCCATGATGGTTGGCTGCATGTTTGTAAAGATAAGCCAACCTAAAAAGCGAGCCGAGACCCTTATGTTCTCTAATAACACAGTAATTTCGCTCAGAGATGGGAAATTGTGTCTGATGTTTCGTGTTGGAGATCTCCGAAGTTCCCATATTGTGGAAGCCTCGATCAGAGCCAAACTCATTAAATCCAAGCAGACAAAGGAAGGGGAATTTATTCCTTTGAATCAGACCGACATCAATGTTGGTTTCGATACCGGAGATGACCGCCTCTTCCTTGTCTCACCGCTGATAATTTCACATGAAATCAATGAAAAAAGCCCTTTTTGGGAAATGTCTCGCTCTCAGCTGGAAAATGAAGACTTTGAAATTGTTGTCATTTTAGAAGGCATGGTGGAGGCTACCG GAATGACTTGTCAAGCACGCTGCTCCTATGTGAATACAGAGGTTTTATGGGGATACCGGTTCATCCCAGTCCTTACTTTGGAAAAAGGATTTTATGAAGTGGATTATACAACTTTTCATGACACCTACGAGACCCCAACCCCCACCTGTAGTGCCAAAGACCTGGAGGAATTACGAAAAGGGGACCATCTCTCCCATCAACGCAGCACACCACAAAGGAATGAGGGAACGCAGAATGGGGCCCTAAGGTCAGAGAATAACAGCATTGGGGCGCAACCGGACTAA
- the KCNJ5 gene encoding G protein-activated inward rectifier potassium channel 4 isoform X4 translates to MCGRSCKQKAGYTPIMARDLRVSMDQDLAVDIVPREPKKLPKQAREGRALTVNRFNLFSEHKKPRQRYMEKDGKCNVHHGNVKETYRYFSDLFTTLVDLKWHFSLFIFTLVYTVTWLFFGLIWWLIAYIRGDHEHVGDKSWVPCVENLDGFVSAFLFSIETETTIGYGYRVITEKCPEGIVLLLIQAILGSIVNAMMVGCMFVKISQPKKRAETLMFSNNTVISLRDGKLCLMFRVGDLRSSHIVEASIRAKLIKSKQTKEGEFIPLNQTDINVGFDTGDDRLFLVSPLIISHEINEKSPFWEMSRSQLENEDFEIVVILEGMVEATGMTCQARCSYVNTEVLWGYRFIPVLTLEKGFYEVDYTTFHDTYETPTPTCSAKDLEELRKGDHLSHQRSTPQRNEGTQNGALRSENNSIGAQPD, encoded by the exons TTATACACCCATCATGGCAAGAGACTTAAGAGTTTCCATGGACCAAGACCTTGCTGTTGACATAGTTCCCAGGGAACCTAAAAAGTTACCCAAACAGGCTCGAGAAGGCCGAGCCTTGACTGTCAACCGCTTTAATCTGTTCTCTGAGcataagaagccacggcagaggtACATGGAGAAAGATGGCAAGTGCAATGTTCACCATGGCAATGTCAAAGAGACCTACCGATACTTCAGTGACCTCTTCACCACCTTGGTGGACCTCAAGTGGCATTTCAGCCTGTTCATATTTACCCTGGTATACACTGTCACATGGCTGTTTTTTGGACTTATTTGGTGGCTTATTGCTTACATCAGAGGAGACCATGAACATGTAGGTGACAAAAGCTGGGTCCCTTGTGTGGAAAATCTTGATGGCTTTGTGTCTGCGTTCCTATTTTCCATTGAAACCGAAACCACCATTGGTTATGGATACCGGGTGATAACAGAAAAGTGTCCTGAAGGAATTGTCCTGCTGTTAATACAAGCCATCCTGGGCTCCATTGTGAATGCCATGATGGTTGGCTGCATGTTTGTAAAGATAAGCCAACCTAAAAAGCGAGCCGAGACCCTTATGTTCTCTAATAACACAGTAATTTCGCTCAGAGATGGGAAATTGTGTCTGATGTTTCGTGTTGGAGATCTCCGAAGTTCCCATATTGTGGAAGCCTCGATCAGAGCCAAACTCATTAAATCCAAGCAGACAAAGGAAGGGGAATTTATTCCTTTGAATCAGACCGACATCAATGTTGGTTTCGATACCGGAGATGACCGCCTCTTCCTTGTCTCACCGCTGATAATTTCACATGAAATCAATGAAAAAAGCCCTTTTTGGGAAATGTCTCGCTCTCAGCTGGAAAATGAAGACTTTGAAATTGTTGTCATTTTAGAAGGCATGGTGGAGGCTACCG GAATGACTTGTCAAGCACGCTGCTCCTATGTGAATACAGAGGTTTTATGGGGATACCGGTTCATCCCAGTCCTTACTTTGGAAAAAGGATTTTATGAAGTGGATTATACAACTTTTCATGACACCTACGAGACCCCAACCCCCACCTGTAGTGCCAAAGACCTGGAGGAATTACGAAAAGGGGACCATCTCTCCCATCAACGCAGCACACCACAAAGGAATGAGGGAACGCAGAATGGGGCCCTAAGGTCAGAGAATAACAGCATTGGGGCGCAACCGGACTAA